CGCTCGTAATTTTTGCAAAACaaagtttgcaaaacaaatggccactggattgatgcaaataatcatgatatcattctgccagataggctactttgtagttatGCCTAACATTTAATTGGGATCTCTACCAGAAGAATGTtatcattagcatcatcgctaacgaCTACACAAAGTGTAGACataagcgcacacacacaaacacagacgggCATTTCCGTGTCATTTCAGAAAGTTGCATGAAAATACGAATCACTGATGCATTTTTTGTTCAGGTCTTATGATTAACTTGGGCAAATTAATGactaagttcaatacatttagtttttttcctgctaagttcaatacatttttgaataatttGTCTGGATTCCGTTGTTCCGTCCGTGTTCTCTACAGCAtggattttatagggccctataTAAATATGCTACTATAAATATActgcagaaacagactggcatccAGGATACTGGATGTTCTACATTTGCCATGAAGCTTGATGTGAATGGGTGTATTTATGCATAGTGTTCTAAAATGTGTGTTTCTATGCCTTCCTTCCAGACGCCTCAGTGGGCAGATCCGCCCTGCGTCCCCCAGGCTCCAGACCTGCAGCCCCCCGGTCCACCCCAGGCCGCTCTACCTCCCCAGGAGACAAACCCTCCCCAAGAGACAAACCCTCCCCCCCGGAGCCCCAGCGCTCCCACCGCCCATCTCTCCCCGACATCTCCCGCCCCCCAACCAGTGCCAGCTCCTCCCACTCCTCCACTGGGGGCATGAAGCACAGCACTTCAGGCTcagcccctccccctccttcaAGCATGAAACACGCCCCACCCGCTCCACCTTCTTCGACAGGGGGCATGAAGCCTAGCACATCCGCCCCAGCTCCTCCCCCGCCGTTTAACCGAGGTGGTTACCGCAGCAATGTCCCGTCAACCCCGCAACAAAAGGCCCCAGTAGGCCCCAGCAACAGCCGGGAGAAGCCCCTCCCCCCGCCGCCGCAAAGAGGCCCGGCTCCACCCAGCTCTGGCCCCCCTCCTTCATCGAGACCGCCTCCTTCCTCCACGCGGCCGCCCACTGGGGGGTCCTCGGCGCCGCCCCCGCCTTACAGGCACCCCTCTGCGGGCACCTCCAACGGCCCCACGGGGCACCATGGTGGAGATGGGGCTCCGAAACTTCCCCATAGGCACAACTCACTGCACAAGAAGAACTCAGGCGGCAGCTACGGCGGACGCAATCACgcacctcctccacccccctcgcCATCTGCAGGACCTCCAGTGGGTGGCAGACCACCCCCACCCGCCAGGGAGCCCCCCAGCAAGAGATCAGGTACTAGAACACAGCTCAATGTTTATATTGGGGAGCCATTAGTCTTATCAAGGGACTACCGTCACAAAGGGTAATGACCTTTTCCAAATCAATCCTTTCTTCCACACACAATTTCATGGTCTGAAAGGAAAGGATGGGTAGTAGCCAAAGTCTTAGACATCTCAACATTTTATATGTCCCATTATGGTGTcagagcatgggcagcgccattgagtcGATTTTCTTCgactacttctatgagttggcaAACAAACTGAAAGCGGGCATACTGCTACCTGTAGCGTGTTGTTGGAACAGGTATGAGGCCAAGGTTGccgatttactgccacctgccGTTATGGAACGTTTGCTCACAAgtttgcagtgcattcggaaagtattcagaccccttgactttatccacattttgttacgttacagtcttactctaaaatggatttaattgttttttccccttatcaatctacacacaacatcccataatgacaaagcaaatttacataagtattcagaccttttactcagtactttgttgaagcacttttgacagtgattacagccccAGGTCTTCTTCAGAATGatgcacctgtatttggggagtttctcccattcttctctgcagatcc
The DNA window shown above is from Salvelinus fontinalis isolate EN_2023a chromosome 40, ASM2944872v1, whole genome shotgun sequence and carries:
- the LOC129839174 gene encoding WAS/WASL-interacting protein family member 2-like, translating into MPVPPPPPPPPGPPPPPTFNQAKTTAPKLNRDEAKGRGALLSDISKGARLKKVGVVNDRSAPVIEKPKESGGGGGRGGGGGSSGGSGGGLFAGGMPKLRSVGAGDASVGRSALRPPGSRPAAPRSTPGRSTSPGDKPSPRDKPSPPEPQRSHRPSLPDISRPPTSASSSHSSTGGMKHSTSGSAPPPPSSMKHAPPAPPSSTGGMKPSTSAPAPPPPFNRGGYRSNVPSTPQQKAPVGPSNSREKPLPPPPQRGPAPPSSGPPPSSRPPPSSTRPPTGGSSAPPPPYRHPSAGTSNGPTGHHGGDGAPKLPHRHNSLHKKNSGGSYGGRNHAPPPPPSPSAGPPVGGRPPPPAREPPSKRSAPSAPNPGSRNGGGGQAPLPPPPYRIHSTVTPNTTSSEPPHHTRGPRPPPPPSSSSRTGPPPPPPPIRNGHSSSSKSNIEDFESKFDFHPVEDFPPPEEYRNFTKIYPSKSNKPGPGMIRGVPPAPPLAR